The following proteins come from a genomic window of Parambassis ranga chromosome 4, fParRan2.1, whole genome shotgun sequence:
- the LOC114434945 gene encoding syntaxin-binding protein 3-like: MAAGSDHGLKRIVWKRIKETIIADCRKSEVWKILILDPFTTKLLSSCCKMSDLMAEKITIVEDLYKSREPVPEMKAIYFMTPTAKCVDAFIADFKTKPKYKAAYVYFTDYCPDDLFNNMKLYCAKYIRVCKEINMSFMPQEAQVFTCDNPDAFKNIYSPKSQDKKKTLDTLADQLVTLCATLDEYPGVRYKKDSSMENAKILAELVDNKLAQHYELDDSGKKKGKTQAQLLIVERGLDPVSPILHELTYQAMAYDLVDIQNDTYTYKSKDGSEKQALLNEDDMLWVKLRHKHIAEVSEQIPKMVKEISASKKQPDGKITISNLAQMMKKMPAFRKQLTEKTVHLQLAEDCMKHFSNNVEKLCKAEQDLAVGSDVDGVKVKDPMRTLLPVLLHPYSTHDKIRAVLLYIFSLSGTTDENLSKLIQHVKIEDEREFILNWKELGVPIITTSFFSRKPTRRDRSQEEKYNLSRWTPVIKDVMEDAVENKLDTREWPHQSECPAAWNSSGAVSARQKHKASSQDERRSGARLIVFIIGGVTFSEMRCAYEVTQAVKSCEVIIGSSHILTPTSLLNDIKALSKGPMETFTIEERSNA; this comes from the exons GAATTAAGGAAACAATTATTGCAGACTGCAGGAAATCTGAAGTATGGAAG ATATTAATTCTGGACCCCTTCACCACCAAGCTCCTCTCATCATGCTGCAAAATGTCCGACCTGATGGCAGAGAAAATAACAA ttgtgGAGGATCTGTACAAAAGCAGAGAGCCTGTCCCAGAAATGAAGGCCATCTACTTCATGACGCCAACAGCTAAG TGTGTGGATGCCTTTATAGCTGACTTTAAGACCAAACCCAAATACAAAGCAGCATATGTTTATTTTACTGACT ACTGTCCTGATGACCTCTTTAACAACATGAAGCTGTACTGTGCAAAGTACATACGTGTCTGTAAGGAAATAAACATGTCCTTCATGCCACAAGAGGCACAA GTGTTCACATGTGATAATCCTGATGCTTTCAAAAACATATACAGTCCCAAGAGCCAGGACAAAAAGAAGACACTGGACACACTTGCAGACCAGCTTGTCACGCTTTGCGCCACGTTGGACGAGTACCCGGGTGTCAGATACAAGAA agacagcagcatggagaATGCCAAAATCCTTGCAGAGCTGGTGGACAACAAGCTGGCCCAACACTATGAGCTGGATGACAGTGGTAAGAAGAAG GGAAAGACACAGGCCCAGCTGTTGATTGTGGAAAGAGGATTAGACCCAGTGAGCCCCATCCTGCACGAGCTGACGTACCAAGCCATGGCCTACGACCTTGTTGATATCCAAAATGACACCTACAC GTACAAGTCCAAAGACGGCTCAGAAAAGCAGGCCCTGCTGAATGAGGACGACATGCTCTGGGTCAAGCTCCGCCACAAGCACATAGCTGAGGTCTCAGA ACAAATCCCTAAGATGGTGAAGGAAATTTCTGCTAGCAAGAAACAGCCAGATGGGAAG ATCACAATTAGCAATTTGGCCCAAATGATGAAGAAGATGCCCGCATTCCGTAAACAACTTACAGAG AAAACAGTTCATCTGCAGCTGGCTGAGGACTGCATGAAACATTTCTCAAACAACGTGGAGAAACTCTGCAAAGCTGAACAG GACCTTGCAGTTGGATCAGATGTGGATGGGGTGAAGGTGAAAGATCCCATGAGGACTCTACTGCCAGTACTGCTCCACCCATACAGCACCCACGACAAGATCAGAGCTGTGCTCCTCTACATCTTCAGCCTCAGTG GAACAACTGATGAAAACTTAAGCAAACTTATCCAGCATGTGAAGATCGAGGACGAGCGAGAGTTTATCCTGAACTGGAAAGAGCTGGGTGTCCCCATCATCACAACGAGTTTCTTTTCTCGCAAACCTACCCGACGGGATCGTTCCCAGGAGGAGAAGTACAACCTTTCAAGATGGACTCCGGTCATTAAAGATGTGATGGAG GATGCTGTGGAGAACAAACTGGACACCAGAGAGTGGCCGCACCAGTCAGAGTGTCCTGCTGCCTGGAACAGCTCCGGGGCTGTCAG CGCCCGCCAGAAGCACAAAGCCAGCTCTCAGGACGAGCGCCGGTCTGGTGCACGTCTCATCGTCTTTATCATTGGAGGGGTCACCTTTTCTGAGATGCGCTGCGCCTATGAGGTCACCCAGGCTGTGAAGTCCTGCGAGGTCATCATTG gGTCTTCCCACATTTTGACCCCAACCAGTCTCCTGAATGATATCAAGGCTCTGAGCAAAGGCCCGATGGAAACCTTTACTATTGAGGAAAGGAGCAACGCTTGA
- the kank4 gene encoding KN motif and ankyrin repeat domain-containing protein 4 has translation MMDKKSANGFQSKPSEGGVQRKQLPYSVETPYGFHLDLDFLKYVDDIEKGNTIKRVHIQRRVKGPPKFSTLPRNFSLPGHGARPPPKEKDTSWSGTSTLGPKPKSRVTEVQQIFDFRAGDGGTSSQSSRGTTSHGTGYISPKPRDEVGAGARVVEEKAVESQSRPNLLRASSMPITLQQRKGSDSSSPDRTLGTPENGSTENMFRASPDITERRCVPQDRTGLHQQITVALKRVRELEEQVKTIPELKAQICSLKEEREQLLLQLKAKAQAQLSGTSSTGATTSEAGAERQSQRQRPSEGLILPLKTASEPAKPVTEKEKPEKVIPKERVSLERQKPPSETKLKETSDSPLEHAVQKLAQDIAGQELTSVREALKEAETSSTHGKLEDPDGMEMLQEKLMILEAKLTQASQELERTNALLKDKIEENKVKEERILQLSEGTRVEIYTPEGYEQPRRESIDMGTVTERVEFSHQETETESPGTVDQGTDTDKICIEVCLPKPRSASIDQGTVTNIVDTHDQVTEMEPEIIVTSPPRPRANSMERGTITETITTQDQTTETPVAERVNQVTETDGETVTDHPQRPRASSVDQGTETERVDTVDRVTETEVAQRADQQTETETVRRQENNPVRGAEGESGASENAGSQKEEVSAVMSEQAEDKGANESMLAGSERVEVTQSAVESRIVPVFISDVVMQNEESPVSETGEDKIKVSPAQDETKDIIPPKTVETETVEAKVEPTKKKETEEGEIVCATIKETVVTDTVVITAQKSAVKTVAPVRPQRGRRPSAEQPQPSPPQLQVELVRPRRGSTETQTQQIQPQTKSQPKEQAQEPVSPQLHEPPSVSQVEEKAKKPPAESGEKQPQAQVQTQSPSPGPSEVQVRPKSVQAQSQSQTSASRRDSKEQKALQKVSSVSHAPSRGSGEAQTRPNRQGSTDVQPRSQGSRRSSSETQPPQKESSETPSLRRGSSEAAQRRGSSEASRRDSGEAQAPRRGSSESPTSPAALGQVVTRLTGLLGEQWAQLGSSSGAQQTASQQETPSTQKQTTGKKAAEAAKGTSAKSTGKATPPAATGKAAGKPGPSKMSSIQSQLVSSLSVLSAFYSPGQKAAAASKQQEQGLKSIMKKNGVADKQGNKAAKKNLKFVGVNGGYETTSSEESSGDEKSKVEEEEEEKKEEEEKEKEKEEESSEPEVEKEKEKDQEEAAKAQEKEAEGKEAEVSAEGGGAAGEEKEVERDLMDPEVSQELLEELAEGEKVDKGFIDACMYVKDRMEEVSSPDKEMRQVLVVLYKEWFRVSSQKESQADTVRLYLRQVGLTTPTLLPYVINLTDGNGNMALHYSVSHSNFPVVKLLLDTGLCETDNMNKAGYTPVMLAALTAAESLDDLEVAQQLLKLGDVNACSRQAGQTALMLAVSHGRVAMVKLLLSCGADVNAQDREGSTALMCASEHGHTHLARLLLETGRCDTSLADKNGQTALSVAQGSAHKDIIDLLKDHAEARASDLTSTHTDLL, from the exons ATGATGGACAAGAAAAGCG CCAACGGCTTTCAAAGCAAGCCCAGTGAGGGTGGTGTTCAAAGGAAGCAGCTGCCCTACTCAGTGGAGACTCCCTATGGCTTTCATCTGGACCTCGACTTCCTCAAGTATGTGGATGATATTGAAAAGGGCAACACCATCAAAAGGGTCCACATCCAGCGCCGTGTGAAGGGCCCACCCAAATTCAGCACTCTACCTAGAAATTTCAGCCTTCCTGGACATGGAGCCAGGCCTCCTCCTAAAGAAAAGGACACATCATGGTCTGGGACATCCACCTTAGGACCCAAGCCTAAATCACGAGTAACAGAGGTCCAACAAATCTTTGACTTTAGGGCAGGCGATGGGGGGACCTCCAgccagagcagcagagggacaACCAGTCATGGAACTGGGTACATTTCACCAAAACCCAGAGATGAAGTAGGCGCAGGGGCTCGAGTGGTTGAAGAAAAAGCTGTGGAGTCTCAAAGTAGGCCAAATCTGCTCAGAGCTTCAAGCATGCCCATCACACTACAGCAGCGCAAAGGTTCAGATTCAAGCAGTCCCGACCGTACCTTGGGAACACCAGAAAATGGCTCAACGGAGAACATGTTCCGTGCTTCGCCAGACATAACAGAGAGGCGGTGTGTTCCACAGGACAGGACGGGCCTTCACCAGCAGATTACAGTGGCACTGAAGCGGGTCAGAGAGCTAGAAGAGCAGGTCAAAACCATCCCAGAACTAAAGGCACAGATTTGCTCGctaaaggaggagagggagcagcTGCTACTTCAGCTAAAAGCCAAGGCCCAAGCACAGCTTTCCGGAACATCCTCTACAGGGGCTACAACTTCTGAAGCAGGAGCAGAGAGGCAATCGCAAAGACAGAGACCTTCAGAAGGACTCATCTTACCTCTGAAAACAGCCTCAGAGCCAGCAAAGCCGgtaacagagaaagaaaaaccaGAAAAAGTGATACCAAAAGAGAGGGTGAGTTTAGAAAGACAAAAACCACCATCAGAAACAAAACTAAAAGAGACATCAGACAGTCCCCTTGAACATGCAGTGCAAAAGCTAGCGCAGGACATTGCAGGACAGGAATTAACATCAGTTAGGGAGGCTCTGAAAGAAGCAGAGACAAGCAGTACTCATGGTAAACTGGAGGACCCAGATGGtatggagatgctgcaggagAAGCTGATGATACTAGAGGCTAAACTCACTCAGGCTAGCCAAGAACTGGAGAGAACGAATGCTCTTTTAAAAGATAAGATAGAGGAGAACAAGGTAAAAGAGGAAAGAATACTACAATTGAGTGAGGGAACGAGAGTCGAGATTTATACCCCAGAAGGATATGAACAACCAAGAAGAGAAAGCATTGACATGGgaacagtgacagagagagtaGAGTTTTCTCACcaagaaacagagacagaatcACCAGGTACAGTGGATCAGGGGACGGACACAGACAAAATCTGCATCGAAGTGTGTTTGCCTAAACCAAGGTCTGCAAGTATAGATCAAGGAACAGTAACAAACATAGTGGACACACATGACCAGGTGACAGAAATGGAGCCAGAGATAATAGTAACAAGTCCGCCAAGACCCAGAGCTAACAGCATGGAGCGGGGCACAATAACTGAGACAATCACCACTCAGGATCAGACCACTGAGACACCTGTGGCTGAGAGGGTGAACCAAGTGActgaaacagatggagagacagTGACGGATCATCCACAGAGACCAAGGGCCAGCAGCGTAGACcaagggacagagacagaaagggtGGACACTGTGGACAGGGTGACAGAGACAGAAGTAGCACAGAGGGCAGACCAGCAGACTGAGACGGAGACAGTAAGACGGCAGGAAAACAACCCAGTCAGaggtgcagagggagagagtggaGCAAGTGAAAATGCAGGCAGCCAAAAAGAAGAGGTAAGTGCAGTGATGAGTGAACAAGCCGAAGATAAGGGAGCAAATGAAAGCATGCTAGCAGGTAGTGAAAGAGTGGAAGTCACACAGTCAGCTGTGGAAAGCAGGATTGTACCAGTATTCATTTCAGATGTTGTAATGCAGAATGAAGAGAGTCCAGTCTCTGAAACAGGAGAAGATAAGATTAAAGTGAGTCCTGCACAGGATGAAACAAAAGACATTATACCTCCAAAAACTGTAGAAACTGAAACGGTTGAAGCAAAAGTTGAGCCTACAAAAAAGAAGGAAACGGAAGAAGGAGAAATCGTGTGTGCAACAATCAAAGAAACAGTGGTGACCGACACTGTAGTAATAACAGCACAGAAATCAGCTGTGAAGACAGTAGCTCCAGTGAGACCGCAGAGAGGCAGGAGGCCCTCGGCAGAGCAGCCACAGCCATCACCTCCACAACTTCAAGTTGAACTTGTGCGTCCTCGTAGGGGATCCACTGAAACTCAAACCCAGCAGATCCAACCCCAGACCAAATCCCAGCCAAAGGAGCAGGCACAGGAACCAGTTTCACCTCAGCTCCACGAACCACCCTCAGTGTCTCAGGTTGAGGAGAAAGCAAAGAAACCTCCTGCAGAGTCTGGTGAGAAACAACCTCAGGCACAAGTTCAGACTCAGAGCCCATCTCCCGGTCCCAGTGAAGTCCAAGTCAGACCTAAATCAGTTCAGGCCCAGTCTCAGTCTCAAACCTCTGCATCTAGACGGGACTCAAAAGAGCAGAAAGCTCTACAGAAGGTGTCCAGTGTATCACACGCTCCCAGTCGTGGATCAGGAGAAGCCCAAACCCGCCCAAATCGCCAGGGGTCGACTGATGTCCAGCCTCGGTCTCAGGGCTCTCGCAGAAGCTCCAGTGAGACTCAACCCCCTCAGAAAGAATCCAGTGAGACGCCATCACTGCGCAGAGGCTCCAGTGAAGCAGCGCAGCGCCGCGGTTCAAGCGAGGCCTCGCGAAGGGACTCCGGTGAGGCTCAAGCTCCTCGCAGAGGCTCCAGCGAGTCACCGACATCGCCTGCAGCTTTGGGCCAAGTTGTAACTCGTTTAACAGGGCTTCTGGGGGAACAGTGGGCACAGCTGGGAAGCAGCTCTGGAGCGCAACAGACAGCAAGCCAGCAGGAGACCCCCAGTACGCAGAAACAGACAACGGGAAAAAAGGCAGCAGAGGCAGCGAAGGGGACCTCAGCCAAGTCCACAGGGAAAGCAACCCCTCCAGCGGCAACAGGCAAAGCAGCAGGGAAGCCTGGTCCTTCCAAAATGAGCTCCATTCAGAGTCAACTGGTCAGCTCCCTCAGTGTCCTCTCTGCCTTCTACTCCCCAGGCCAGAAAGCAGCTGCTGccagcaaacagcaggaacaAG GTCTCAAATCTATTATGAAGAAAAATGGTGTTGCTGACAAGCAGGGGAACAAGGCAGCCAAGAAAAACCTGAAGTTTGTTGGGGTGAACGGAGg CTATGAGACGACGTCCAGCGAGGAGTCCAGTGGAGACGAGAAGtcaaaggtggaggaggaggaggaggagaagaaggaggaggaggagaaggagaaggagaaggaggaagagagctCAGAACCAGAGGtggagaaggaaaaggagaagGATCAAGAGGAGGCAGCAAAAGCTCAGGAAAAAGAGGCGGAGGGAAAAGAGGCAGAGGTCTCAGCTGAGGGAGGAGGTGCAGCGGGTGAAGAGAAGGAGGTTGAAAGAGACCTGATGGATCCAGAAGTCAgccaggagctgctggaggagctggctgaagG ggaaAAAGTTGACAAGGGGTTCATAGACGCCTGCATGTATGTAAAGGACCGCATGGAAGAGGTTTCATCCCCGGATAAAGAGATG CGTCAAGTTTTAGTGGTGCTCTACAAGGAGTGGTTCAGGGTGTCCAGTCAGAAGGAATCCCAGGCAGATACCGTCAGATTATACCTACGACAGGTGGGATTGACCACGCCCACTCTCCTGCCGTACGTCATTAACTTGACCGATGGCAACGGGAACATGGCGCTCCACTACAGTGTGTCACATTCAAACTTTCCCGTGgtcaaactgctgctggatactg gccTGTGTGAAACAGACAACATGAACAAGGCGGGCTACACTCCGGTGATGCTGGCAGCACTGACAGCCGCTGAGAGCCTCGACGACCTGGAGGTGGCACAGCAACTGCTGAAACTGGGCGATGTCAACGCATGCTCCAGACAG GCGGGCCAGACTGCACTCATGCTCGCGGTGAGCCACGGCcgtgttgccatggtgaagcTGCTCCTGAGCTGCGGCGCAGATGTAAATGCCCAGGACCGCGAGGGATCCACTGCCCTGATGTGCGCCAGcgaacacggacacacacacctcgcccGTCTGCTGCTGGAGACAGGCCGCTGTGACACCAGCCTTGCAGATAAG AACGGGCAGACGGCTCTGTCGGTGGCACAGGGATCCGCTCACAAGGACATAATTGACCTCCTGAAGGACCACGCTGAGGCCCGAGCATCTGACCtcacgtccacacacacagacctcctcTGA